In Thalassospira sp. ER-Se-21-Dark, the genomic stretch ATCCGGAAACCGCGTTCCTGATGGGGTCAAGCTTTGCACCGGACGGTGAAAACTTCTCGGTCTTTGATAACTTCATCCATGAGCCGAGCTACCTTGTCGGCATGGCGGCTGGTAAGGCGACCGAAACCAACAAGATCGGCATGGTTGGCGGTTTTGCCATCCCGGAAGTGAACCGTCTGATGCATGCCTTCATGGCAGGTGCGAAATCGGTCAATCCGGATGTCGAATTCATGGTGACCTTCATCAACAGCTGGTATGACCCGCCCAAGGCGAAAGAAGCAGCCTTTGCCATGATCGATAGCGGTGCGGACATCATGTATGCCGAACGCTTTGGCGTTTCCGATGCCGCCAAGGAACGCGGCATTCTGGCCGTTGGCAACGTGATCGACACCGCGGCTGATTATCCAGGCACCATTCTGGGTTCCGCCCTGTGGCACATGGAAGCCACCATTGACCACGCCATCGAGGCGGTCAAAGCCGGTGAATTCAAGGCCGAAGATTACGGCAAGTTCAGCTACATGGAATATGGCGGCGGTTCTGTCGTTCTCGATCCGGCACTGCTGCCGGA encodes the following:
- a CDS encoding BMP family protein → MKSGTFRLTRRAMLSAIAGAAAVVSFGFGAPAEAADPLKVSAIYTVPVEQQWVSRIHKALNASEARGDISYEFSENVANTDYERVMREYAENGSDLIVGEVFGVERAARKVAADYPETAFLMGSSFAPDGENFSVFDNFIHEPSYLVGMAAGKATETNKIGMVGGFAIPEVNRLMHAFMAGAKSVNPDVEFMVTFINSWYDPPKAKEAAFAMIDSGADIMYAERFGVSDAAKERGILAVGNVIDTAADYPGTILGSALWHMEATIDHAIEAVKAGEFKAEDYGKFSYMEYGGGSVVLDPALLPDGTVEEVEAKQAEILDGSFTVDVNDEEPKSSM